Sequence from the Nocardia brasiliensis genome:
TGCCCCAGCTCTCGGCCAGCACGCTGCGATGGGTCGGCAGCGCCCGCTCGTACACCGCGCGGCCCTTGTCGGTGAGGCAGACGAACACGGCGCGCCGATCCTCGCGGCACATGGTGCGCTTGACGAGGCCGTCGCGCTCCAGCCGGGCGACCGCCCGCGAGAGTGCGCTCTGACTCAGATAGATGTCGTTGGCCAGATCGCTCATTCGATAGTCGCCACAGTTGGCATCGATCAGCCGGTCCAGCGTCTCGAACTCGCTGAGCCCGATTCGATGCTGTCCCTGCAGCGCTTTTTCGAGCGCGCAACTCACCGTCGCATGCCGGTCGAGCAGTACACGCCACTCGTCCACCAGCCCGGACGGCGCGACGGTGCACCGGGCTGTCTCGATTGCCGACGGCTTCGACATGGCCCCATCCTAGTGACCCCGGGCGATCTATGCAACCGCATTAGATGTGTTGGCATTTAATGCGTGCGCATGTAATGTACCCCGCATGACTTCACCAGCAACCCTGGCGGCCGCACCCGCGACCGATCCGACCCGATGGACTACCCGCCTGTGGGGCATGCTGATCACGCTGTGCATCGTGCTGTTCCTCGATGGCCTCGACGTATCGATGATCGGTGTCGCGCTGCCGTCCATCGGCAACGAACTCGACCTGTCGACCTCGACTCTGCAGTGGCTGGTGAGCGGCTACATCCTCGGCTACGGCGGCCTGCTGCTGCTCGGTGGCCGCACCGCCGACCTGTTCGGCCGCCGCAAGGTCTTCCTGATCGCCCTGGCCGTGTTCGCCCTGGCCTCGCTCGCCGGTGGCCTGGTGAGCAGCGGACCGCTGCTGATCCTCACCCGTTTCATCAAGGGTCTGGCGGCCGCGTTCACCGCGCCGACCGGCCTGTCGATCATCACCACCAACTTCGCCGAGGGCCCGGCCCGGAACAAGGCGCTGTCCATCTACACCGTGTTCGGCGCGGGCGGCTACTCGTCCGGTCTGCTCTTCGGTGGACTGATGACCGGCGTCGGCTGGCGCTGGACCTTCCTGTTGCCCGTCCCGATCGCGCTGGCCGCGCTGGCCGCCGCCTGGTTCCTGGTGCCCAAGGACAAGCCCGCCGAGGAGGGCGGCCACGATCTGTTCGGCGCGCTGCTGTCCACCTCCGCCATGCTGCTGCTGGTCTACACCGTGGTCACGGCGCCGGAAGCGGGTTGGGCGTCGGCGCGGACCCTCGGTTCGTTCGTCGCGGTGCTCGTGCTGTTCGCCGCGTTCATCGCGGTGGAGCGGCGGGTCAAGCACCCGCTGGTGCGCCTGGGCATCCTGCGTAAGGTTTCGCTGGTCCGGGCCAGCCTGGCGATCGTCGCGGTGGCCGGTTCCTACTTCAGCTGGCAGTTCATCGTGACCCTGTTCATGCAGGACACCCTGGGCTGGTCGCCGCTGAAGCTGTCGATGGCGCTGCTGCCGGTCGGCCTGATGGTCGCGCTGTCCGCGGTGTTCTCCGACAAGCTGGTCGACCGGTTCGGCACCGGCCCGATCATCGGCGTCACCATGGCCGTGATGGCCGTCGGCTACCTGCTGTTCCTGCGGCTGGACACCGCGCCGTCCTACTGGACGATGCTGCTGCCCGCGATCCTGCTGATCGGCATCGGCTGGGTCGGCTTCCCCGCCATCAACATTCAGGCGACCAACGGGATCGACGACGAGGAACAGGGCCTCGCGGCGGGCGTGCTACAGACCTCCATGCAGGTCGGCGCCGCCATCGTGCTCGCGGTGACCACCGCGATCATCGCCTCGGGCGCACACGGCGGAACCTCGCCCGCCGCGATGCTCGACACCTACCGTCCCGGCCTGATCTTCGCGGCGGCGGTCTCGATCGTCGGTGCGCTGGTCGCGCTTTCGGCCTTCTTCGGCAAGCGGAGCAAGCAGGCCGAACCGGCCGCCGAACGCGAGCTCGAGCTCGTCGGCTGACCTGTTCGACCGTGATACCGCCGACCGGCGGCACCACTGGGTGCCGCCGGTCGGCTGTTTTGTGTCCAGGGTCAGGAAAAGGGCGGCGCCGCCGCGTCTTTGGCGGAACGGATGAACGTGAGCGGAGTGCCGTCCCGCCCGACGGTCGGCCAGTCGATGCCCAGCCGAGGATCGAAAGCGTCGATCTCCCTGTCGAATTCGGGCGTGTACTCCAGCGAGCACAGATAGGTCACCGTGGAGTTGTCCGCCAGCGACAGAATGGCGTGACCGAGCCCCTCGGACAGGAACATCGAGCGCCGGTCGACATCGTCGAGCAGCACGCTGTCCCACCGGCCGTAGGTCGGTGAGCCGGGGCGCAGATCGACCACTACGTCGAGGAACGCACCGCGCACACAGGTGACGTACTTCGCCTGTCCCGGTGGGTCTTCGGTGTAGTGGATGCCGCGCAGCACGCCCGCCGCGGAGACCGAGCAGTTCACCTGGCGCAGATCGAGCGCGCGGCCGGTCGCCTTCTCGAACTCCGAGGCCTTGAAGCTCTCCAGAAACATCCCGCGGTCGTCACCGAGCTGGCGCGAGGTGATCACCCATGCGCCGGGCACGGCCAGTTCACGGAACTCCATGCTCACCAATCCCGTCCACGCTGCAGCAGATCGAGCAGGTAGCTGCCGTAGCCGGAGCGCACCAGCGGTTCGGCGAGCTTGCACAGCTGTTCGTCATCGATGTAGCCCATCCGCCAGGCGACCTCCTCGGGCACCCCGATCTTGAGGCCCTGTCGTTCTTCGATGGTGCGCACGTAGTTGGCGGCGTCCAGCAGCGAGTCGAAGGTGCCGGTGTCGAGCCAGGCGGTGCCGCGCGCGAGCACGTCGACCTGGAGCCGATCCTGTTCCAGGTAGGCCCGGTTGATATCGGTGATCTCGTACTCGCCGCGCGCCGAAGGGCGCAGCGTGCGGGCGATCTCGACCACGTCGTTGTCGTAGAAGTACAGCCCGGGTATCGCGTAGTTCGACCGCGGCGCCTTCGGCTTCTCCTCGATGGACACCGCGCGGCCGCCGGTGAACTCGACCACGCCGTACGCGGTCGGATCCGACACCCAGTAGGCGAACACCGCACCGCCGTCGATGGCGGTGAAGCGATTCAGATTGGTGCCGAGGCCCGGCCCGTGAAAGATGTTGTCGCCGAGCACCAGCGCCGCGGTGTCGGTCCCGATGTGCTCGGCGCCCAGCACGAAGGCGCGCGCCAGCCCGTCCGGCTCCGGCTGCACCACGTAGCTGATCGAGAGCCCGAACTGGGTGCCGTCGCCGAGCAGCCGGGTGAACGCGGCGGCGTCGCCCGGCGTGGTGATGACGAGGATGTCCCGGATGCCCGCGAGCATCAGCGTGGACAGCGGGTAGTAGATCATCGGCTTGTCGTAGACCGGGACCAGCTGTTTGCTCACCCCGCGCGTGATCGGGTGCAACCGGGAACCGGTGCCGCCCGCCAAGATGATTCCGCGCATGCCGAGGAGTCTGCCAGGGGAGCGCGGGTTTCGTACGGGCGGCCTTTCGAATTGGTCACGGAATCGGTTTTCGTGGTTTCGCGGGCCGGTGGGGTGGTGATTCTGTTGCTTAGGTCACACAACACATGTTGTTTTGAAACAACATCGTGTGAGATGTCAGCGCCGACAGCTCGCCTGAGACCGTCCGGTCGGGAATCGGCGCGCCAGTGGGTGAGGTAGGTGCGCGATGGCTACCAGTCGAGCCGGCGATCCCGGCATGGTCATGAATCCGGAAACCCTGAGCGCGCCCGCCCGGCTGCTGCTCGCGGCGTGCCTCGGCGTCATCCGTCCCGCCCTGCGCGCGGCGCCGATCACCCGCGCCACCATCCCGATCGGTGCCGCCGCGATCGATACGCTGGCCCGGCTGCGACCGGAGCCCACCGGCATCGACCGGGAGCGGGTGTCGCTCAACGGTTTCCGGATGGAGATCGTGCGGCCCGCAGGCGCGGCACGGGCGCTGCGGCACGGGGCGGTGCTGTACATGCACGGCGGCGGCTTCGCCGTCTGCGGACTGCGCACCCACCGCCCGGTCGCCGCGAGTCTGGCCCGGCGCACCGGCCTGCCGGTGGTGAACGTGGACTATCGGCAACTGCCCGGTCGCCGCATCACCGATTCGGTCGAGGACTGTCTCACCGCGTACCGCTGGCTGCTGGCGCGCGGGGCCGATCCCGGCCGGATCGTCTTCGCCGGTGATTCCGCGGGCGGCTACCTGACTTTCGCGACCGCACTGCGCGCGCTGGCCGTCGGCCTGCCCGCGCCTGCCGGGTTGGTCGGACTGAGCCCGCTGCTCGATCTCGACTACGCGGCCAAGCGCGGGCACGTCAATGTGCGCCGTGACCCGTACATTCCGTTGCTCGCGCTGGCGGCCGTTGTCCGGATCGGCGCGGAGGTGGACGGCAAGCTCGATCCGCTGCTCTCCCCGGTGAACGGGATGCTGGCGGGATTGCCGCCGGTGCTGCTGATCGCGGCCGAAGACGAGGTGCTGCGCTACGACTGCGAGCTGATGGCCCAGCGCCTCACCGCGGCGGGCGTGCCGAACGCGGTGGAGCTGTGGCGCGGTCAGGTGCATGCCTTCATGAGCATCGCGCCGAACCTGCCGGAGAGCCGGGCCGCGCTGGCGCGGGTGTCGCGGTTCGTCCGGGCCAGGATCGAGGAGAACCAGCAGGCGCGGACCGCATAGCGCGGCCCGCCCTGTCGAGGCGAGCCCCGTTCCGCTGTGGCCGGGACGGGGCTCGTCGCCTGCCCGGACACCTTCGGTGGCAAGCGGTTTCGTGCGACGTGGCGATACCCGGACGGCGCCGGGCCGTCCGGGTATCGCGGTATTCGGTTGTGCGTGTTCGGCTTCGCCTACTTGGCGGGCAGCGGCGGCTCGTTG
This genomic interval carries:
- the rfbA gene encoding glucose-1-phosphate thymidylyltransferase RfbA is translated as MRGIILAGGTGSRLHPITRGVSKQLVPVYDKPMIYYPLSTLMLAGIRDILVITTPGDAAAFTRLLGDGTQFGLSISYVVQPEPDGLARAFVLGAEHIGTDTAALVLGDNIFHGPGLGTNLNRFTAIDGGAVFAYWVSDPTAYGVVEFTGGRAVSIEEKPKAPRSNYAIPGLYFYDNDVVEIARTLRPSARGEYEITDINRAYLEQDRLQVDVLARGTAWLDTGTFDSLLDAANYVRTIEERQGLKIGVPEEVAWRMGYIDDEQLCKLAEPLVRSGYGSYLLDLLQRGRDW
- a CDS encoding dTDP-4-dehydrorhamnose 3,5-epimerase family protein, whose translation is MEFRELAVPGAWVITSRQLGDDRGMFLESFKASEFEKATGRALDLRQVNCSVSAAGVLRGIHYTEDPPGQAKYVTCVRGAFLDVVVDLRPGSPTYGRWDSVLLDDVDRRSMFLSEGLGHAILSLADNSTVTYLCSLEYTPEFDREIDAFDPRLGIDWPTVGRDGTPLTFIRSAKDAAAPPFS
- a CDS encoding MFS transporter, translated to MTSPATLAAAPATDPTRWTTRLWGMLITLCIVLFLDGLDVSMIGVALPSIGNELDLSTSTLQWLVSGYILGYGGLLLLGGRTADLFGRRKVFLIALAVFALASLAGGLVSSGPLLILTRFIKGLAAAFTAPTGLSIITTNFAEGPARNKALSIYTVFGAGGYSSGLLFGGLMTGVGWRWTFLLPVPIALAALAAAWFLVPKDKPAEEGGHDLFGALLSTSAMLLLVYTVVTAPEAGWASARTLGSFVAVLVLFAAFIAVERRVKHPLVRLGILRKVSLVRASLAIVAVAGSYFSWQFIVTLFMQDTLGWSPLKLSMALLPVGLMVALSAVFSDKLVDRFGTGPIIGVTMAVMAVGYLLFLRLDTAPSYWTMLLPAILLIGIGWVGFPAINIQATNGIDDEEQGLAAGVLQTSMQVGAAIVLAVTTAIIASGAHGGTSPAAMLDTYRPGLIFAAAVSIVGALVALSAFFGKRSKQAEPAAERELELVG
- a CDS encoding MarR family winged helix-turn-helix transcriptional regulator; its protein translation is MSKPSAIETARCTVAPSGLVDEWRVLLDRHATVSCALEKALQGQHRIGLSEFETLDRLIDANCGDYRMSDLANDIYLSQSALSRAVARLERDGLVKRTMCREDRRAVFVCLTDKGRAVYERALPTHRSVLAESWGKPGRKC
- a CDS encoding alpha/beta hydrolase, producing the protein MATSRAGDPGMVMNPETLSAPARLLLAACLGVIRPALRAAPITRATIPIGAAAIDTLARLRPEPTGIDRERVSLNGFRMEIVRPAGAARALRHGAVLYMHGGGFAVCGLRTHRPVAASLARRTGLPVVNVDYRQLPGRRITDSVEDCLTAYRWLLARGADPGRIVFAGDSAGGYLTFATALRALAVGLPAPAGLVGLSPLLDLDYAAKRGHVNVRRDPYIPLLALAAVVRIGAEVDGKLDPLLSPVNGMLAGLPPVLLIAAEDEVLRYDCELMAQRLTAAGVPNAVELWRGQVHAFMSIAPNLPESRAALARVSRFVRARIEENQQARTA